A window of the Bradysia coprophila strain Holo2 chromosome X unlocalized genomic scaffold, BU_Bcop_v1 contig_128, whole genome shotgun sequence genome harbors these coding sequences:
- the LOC119067734 gene encoding neutral ceramidase has protein sequence MNTMAILGTFVKFNLILTILTLCYFNAVASGYRIGVGRADCTGPPVEVVFMGYAQVSQKGHGLHLRQYSRAFIVDDNTKRVVFVSFDGAMIGYTVKRDVVTLLQKQYGKQYTLDNVVISGTHTHSTPGGFMMNLLYDLTTFGFVGETYRALIDGISNSIVNAHNNLQNGRIYIGETEVLEANINRSPSSYMFNPEEERSQYQYDTDKTLTQIRFVSEDNNVIGAINWFAVHPTSMNNTNHFVSSDNVGYAAILLEQHMNPKNLPGRGTFVGAFASANLGDVSPNIMGPKCALSGEKCDLVTSSCPAKHGQCFASGPGRDHFESTKIIATRLFEGASKILKESSGREISGNVNFVHQFVDMPAYRTTYFNPKKKKSENVRGCLPAMGYSFAAGTTDGPGAFDFTQGTTTDNPLWNAVRDFLAAPTQDDIKCQHPKPILLSTGRASFPYEWQPKVVSTQLLQIGDVILAAVPGEFTTMSGRRLRQSVRNAILQAGGDDVQVIVAGLSNMYSSYVATPEEYQAQRYEAASTIFGPHTLTIYIDQFQYLCQAMVKNETILSGPTPPFLDDKVISFQPVVLFDTTPSERKFGDVLRQPNKMYKTGDQVTVVFISGNPRNNLQHGKTYLTVEYQTANGDWKIVAVDSNWETKFVWKRTSFILGHSTTEVIWDIPDTADEGNYRIRHYGSARHIFGGFSQYEGTSDAFAVYKGGQQVALL, from the exons ATGAACACGATGGCCATACTTGGAACAttcgtaaaatttaatttaattctgaCGATCTTGACTTTATGCTATTTTAATGCGGTTGCCAGTGGCTATCGAATCGGTGTTGGTCGTGCCGACTGTACGGGACCGCCGGTTGAAGTGGTATTC ATGGGATATGCTCAAGTATCACAGAAAGGACACGGCCTGCATTTACGACAATATTCGCGAGCGTTCATAGTTGACGACAACACGAAGCGCGTTGTTTTTGTAAGCTTCGACGGCGCAATGATCGGATATACAGTTAAGCGTGAT GTTGTTACGTTGCTGCAGAAACAGTACGGAAAGCAATACACATTGGACAATGTTGTGATAAGTGGGACGCATACGCACAGTACGCCAGGGGGATTTATGATGAATCTGTTGTACGATCTGACGacatttggttttgttggtgAAACTTATCGAGCTCTAATTGATGGCATATCCAAT AGTATAGTCAATGCACATAATAATCTACAAAATGGTCGGATTTATATTGGCGAAACGGAAGTGCTGGAAGCTAATATAAACCGAAGTCCATCCTCCTATATGTTCAATCCTGAAGAGGAACGATCACA GTACCAATACGACACTGACAAAACCCTAACACAAATTCGATTTGTTAGTGAGGACAACAACGTCATTGGGGCCATCAATTGGTTTGCCGTTCATCCTACGTCCATGAACAATACGAACCACTTTGTATCCTCCGATAATGTTGGCTATGCTGCAATTTTACTGGAACAGCATATGAATCCGAAAAATCTTCCCGGACGG GGAACGTTTGTTGGAGCATTTGCGTCGGCAAATCTAGGTGACGTCTCACCCAACATTATGGGACCGAAATGTGCGTTGTCCGGTGAAAAATGTGACCTGGTCACATCGTCATGTCCGGCGAAACACGGCCAATGCTTTGCTTCTGGTCCGGGAAGAGATCATTTCGAGAGCACCAAAATTATAGCCACTCGATTGTTTGAAGGTGCCTCG aaaattctgaaagaatcGAGTGGACGTGAAATTTCtggaaatgtaaatttcgttCACCAGTTCGTCGACATGCCGGCCTACAGGACCACCTATTTCAATCCGAAAAAGAAGAAGTCAGAAAAT GTACGAGGTTGTCTGCCAGCAATGGGATACAGTTTCGCAGCAGGAACAACAGACGGACCTGGTGCGTTCGACTTTACTCAGGGAACAACGACTGACAATCCTCTGTGGAACGCGGTACGAGACTTTTTGGCGGCTCCAACACAAGACGACATAAAATGTCAACATCCCAAGCCGATTCTCCTATCAACTGGACGG GCTTCATTTCCCTATGAATGGCAACCGAAAGTCGTTTCCACCCAACTGCTACAAATCGGTGATGTTATATTGGCCGCTGTTCCTGGCGAATTTACCACAATGTCAGGTCGTCGCTTAAGGCAGTCGGTGCGAAATGCAATACTGCAAGCAGGCGGAGACGATGTCCAGGTTATTGTGGCCGGATTATCGAATATGTATTCCAGTTACGTGGCAACGCCGGAAGAATATCAAGCGCAGAGATATGAAGCAGCGAGCACGATATTTGGACCACATACACTGACGATTTACATTgatcaatttcaatatttgtg CCAAGCAATggtgaaaaatgaaacaattttatccGGCCCGACTCCGCCATTCCTTGACGATAAGGTGATCTCATTCCAACCGGTAGTGCTATTTGACACAACACCATCGGAACGGAAATTCGGTGACGTTCTACGTCAACcaaataaaatgtacaaaacgGGCGACCAGGTCACCGTGGTATTCATATCGGGCAATCCACGAAATAATCTGCAACACGGAAAGACTTACTTAACCGTTGAGTACCAGACAGCCAATGGCGACTGGAAAATCGTTGCGGTCGATTCGAATTGGGAAACGAA GTTCGTGTGGAAACGGACGTCATTTATTTTGGGACATAGTACAACAGAGGTCATATGGGACATACCAGATACGGCCGACGAAGGAAATTATCGCATACGCCACTATGGTTCGGCGAGACATATTTTCGGAGGATTTAGTCAGTATGAGGGAACATCGGACGCATTTGCCGTTTATAAAGGTGGACAGCAAGTGGCACTTTTATGA